GCATTGTGTCGCCTATTTGACTATTTGTTTTTACATATGtaccgacgaaaaaaaaatcagattatTTTTAACCGGGGCGTCtgaaattttctctcaaatttaactttattaaattttgttatttgtcCAAGTAAATTGTCGTTTACTGACCCCACTTTTTTCCTTTGCGATCCCTTTTTCAAGAGGAATGCAATAAAATCATTATCTCCTcccaaattaattcaaaaaagtacataaaaCCCGAAATGACATTGAGATCTCTCGATTACGACTTTATTTCAACTTATATGGCCTTCCTTCATTCCTTGCCGTTTCTTGAGGATCATAAAAgttgatttatttatgaagTTGCCATTTTTAGACAATATGATATCATATAATGAAGGCAAATAAAAATGGGATTAAAACATACGTTTAATAGACATAAAAACGCATAAAACACGAAAATTCACTCGTTTCAAGTTGTCTCGtcttgattaaataaaatacaaagaaaaaagggaaaatgacataattaattttggttaCGTAGTCACTTTTCCATCTTAATctttattttctcattaattcCTTCTTTTATGATGTaccaaaagcttttaaaaatcccATTTTGATGTCTTTTGTTCGTCACGAGCTGCACGTTAAAatatggcaaaaattttaattatgaattttcgacattttatgtcgtttttgcttaaaatttaaaaagaaaaatcaccttgaatgtcattttttgacctgaAATCGatcgaaaaatgaatttttttgatacaagaCGACATTTTGACAGGTTTCTCCCTTTTTACAGCAGCAAGACAAGCAAAAATCCTTgatttccaatttatttttcatcttgaTGTGCGCTTGTAAAGAGAtgcgattaaatttatttgcatagCTTTCGTATTTTAATATCAGGAATATTTCCTTGTTTGTTCCTCCGTCTTCTATTTGTTTGCACATTGTACACAAAAGACGAGGCTTTTTCTTTCGCAAACGAGACAATTCgttttatttctcattttcattgtgaaaaaaaaatatttcgcaaaACAAATTAGTCATGCATGTTTAAACATGTCGACAAAAGGGGAAAATGTCTTTAACTCAATTGAGTttcttttcgatttttttttcatcttcactttttttttcctaaaatttcaagtcaattGTACTATTTGCCTTTCTGAGATGATTTTGTGAgaagtttaaagaaaaattgcatgTCTGTCAATTTAATTCTTTGCAAGAAGGCACTTTCGTCTCATTTTATTGCCGGTAGATCGATGAAAGGAACagacagaaaattttacacGGTTTTCGTTCTCTATTGTCACTATTGTCTACTTCCTGTCGCTGTCTATCCCATTTTATGTTCTtgagtcataaaaaatatgaactatTGTTGCTTTAATCGTTCCTTCACGGTCttataaatgcaaaaattttatctttaaaaggTCTTAAAGATGTTGATCttagttgtattttttaaaaaagttaaattctttctgcgaaaaaatattctaaaaaatttaaccacgtggtttaaatatttccttttttttcttcgaatttttttatttaaaaaaattatttaattatttaaaaataattatttattgataaattcattaaaaattcacaaatattttttttttaaatataaaaaattgccgATCAGATAGTTTTTAAtacgttataatttttttattgaccacgtggtttacttatagatttttctttttaaaattttttaaatttcaaaatttaattaaattaaaattaatttataaatttaataaaataaattaaatttattttattattttaataatttattttaaagtttataattttaaaatttattattttaataaaaaaaaattattttcaaattaaattaaattaaataaattaaaattattataaaaaaaataaatttattaaaatgcttttttatttatttataaaattaattaattattaagaatttaaaaaaataatttattaattaatttataaattattgaactaactttattttaattaaatcttgaaattaaaaaaaaatataaaaaataactctaaaataaaccacgtggtcaaaaatttcaagaaaattataataacatattaaaaataactttttatattttttaaataatatttttgaattttttatgaatttagaaagaaattttaaaatttcttaaccaGACAGAAAACTTAAAGAACAAAAAcgtatctttaaaaaaaatcctaaagaatgaagcataaaaaattgaaaagaaaagtgTCTACGCCGGCAAAACGTGCACAATAACAatggcaacaacaacaaatatgccataaactaatattttctcatattttataCTTGAATTGACAagcaatttcttcaaattgagcacttatttatgtatttttcaagacattttattAGCTGATTGTTGATAACATTTATTGCCGTAGTGCAGTGATGTCATAATTCCATCTTTTTTTCCCGGAATTTATTCCGACGTGTCcattaaaaacatcaaatacgAGTAAATTCTGTTGAAAGTCGACTGAAAAAGAACCAAATTCAGAGGAAAATATCCGCCACAACTGAGCATTGTTCCATTTTGAGCATATTCGagcaaaaatctaaaagattTCCGTTCTCTGGGTTTCAATAAATACCACGAAACCTGATAAATTCTCACGACGAGGCGATTGTTCATGACTTCAATCATCGTTCCAAAGAGACTCGGaataaaaagcataaaaataattgttgctTCTAACGCGTATCCAATGATCCagtaattatcaaattttacaatGACGTACAAAGTCATGACACTGGCGAAGGTATAAATGACGAAATCCACAAAAGTTTGCGTTTTGAAGAGTTTTTCAAGTTTCCCGATGTAAATCATTAAATCCTGAtataattttgtgatttttataattttttcgtcaatttccgTGCTTTTGACTAATGCTTCATTGAGTTTCGTTAATTTGATGCTCATTAAATCGATTTGAAAGCAAGCCATCATGacatacaagaaaaataaatttaaatgcgcCGAATATCCTGGAACCGCAATAACCAATTGCAAATATTGATAACATAAAGTTATGAAGTAACCCGGATTTTGGGTTGAACTCAAGCCGGGAATGAGCAATTCAAAAGGTAACACAACTGAACCATtgtaaaaatagacaaaaactGGATACAGAACGAGAATAACTCCAGATATAACCCAAAAAAGTACAATTCCGATGCCAATAGTTTTGCACAATTTTCCGTATTTCAAATATAATCGAATTTCCTCGTCATTTTCGTCGGGGTCACGTTCCAAAGTCTCTCCAAAACGAcaaattgtatcaaaaatatCCTTAAAAATGTCTCGATGCCGTCTAATGTTGAACCAAAGAAGGGAGCCCGTGATGCCATAGCCATAGGTGACCAAACAGTAACACACTGACTTCATATCCTGCCGAAGAGTCCAAATATTAGTTAAACCTATGCACAAAAATGCGATGGCATCGATCCAAGTAATGATGCTGCGAATATTCCAGCGGAATTCAGacccgaaaatccaatgaccggaaatttttagttgatatTCGCAGCCGATTCGAAggaaatctttgaaaatttttgttaaatcgaGATTTTTATCGAGGTTTTTATTCCGCTGCAATTCCATACTTATGATACTTATGATGGTTAAAAAGAGACTgaaactgaaatttaaaaataaaatttattagaaaaattttaatatgaataaaatatgattttttttaaattatgtaattGCTTCACGTGaaacaatttatttcgaaTGACCTCATTTATGTaaacttttaatgattttcaggaatttatgtaatttttcaatttgatcaAGTATTATTTATACCTTATTcagcaaaacgaaaaaaaaaaattaaaataaataaaaaatttttcaataaattcattaaaaataatataatataaaaaaattaaataaaaaataataataataataaatttataaaattaatttaaaaaaaatataaaaaagtgaatatttttaaaaattacttcgttgtaattttttcacataatttcaataattttttgatatatttgaaggtcaaataaaattataataataaactacAGGAAAACTTTAGGAAAATAAcgttaaagttataaaattgttttttttttatcgtgaaaattgatataatttattaataaaatatcctcacgtgtgaaatttaaaaaaaaataaattttcaaagctattttttaatttgtttaaattattacaaaatatatttcttaaacttttcttgcaatttttttttattttgattttaattcaaactttatatatttaaaaaaatgttttttttttaaatatgagatattttgcataaattctaaaatttttcaaaaattatttattatttatttaaaaaaaatagtaaaaaataataaaaataaataataaaaaataatttattttataaaaaaaaattgcatacatcacaaaattaattgagaatattcaagaaaaaaatcaaaaaaaattaaatgaaacttaaaataaatgaaacttaaaataatttttacaattaaaacaaaaataaatcgatttcatattcgcaaaaatattttcacttaaagtatatcagaaaaatattttttttagaaatattttttaacgacttaaatttcattattattaaaaatttaatttaattttttattaaattccagtagattgatttttaaaaatgaattctacagaaatttaatatcaaCTATTGTccatatgaaattttcttgtccttgattttttttctcaattattcgatttttatctTCTTCAGACATTTATTGAGcaaaaaagacaagaaaaatcaaattgaaacgataacagagaaaaaaaacgcgaGAAAATTGTTAGACACAAAGAAGAATAGTTTTCTGCTTAATTGGACTAATTTAATAGAAGAAATGCAAAATCCCAttcatttacgttttttttttgcctattttatttcttgtcgtcgtcatcgtcccGTTGTTACAATGTTCGCCATTTCTCGCTTGATATGCAAATCAGGCAAAATCATTTCCAAGATTTTTATCAGTAACGCGCGCGAGaatgaaatgacaaaaaaaagttgatgagaatttttgtaaaagagaaagaaaagaaagaaaaagttaatcctcgtgtgtgacaaaaaaaaagtgttcaacTGCGCTTGTCTATCATTTGTCGTAGTAAAAACATttggagagagagaaaattaacatattcattaaaattaataatttttaattgatatttaaaatatgccagatgggaaaatatttatttaaatttatgtgtttTGTTATTGAATAGACTCAAAAGTGTGTTTTTGTCAACATCTGTacccgaaaaatattttaaaatccctaatttctcattatttaatgataattattagtttgtgattattttacggcggattttaaatttttctcattttatcaCGTGAATGGGATTTGATtgtcaaacagaaaaaaatgttgttaaacATGTCAAGTTCTGAcgtttattcatttaaatattaaacctTTGGGAATAATTTTAACGACACCTCGCACCATCAATATGCAATCGATGCCACTTTGATTTAATCGAAAT
The sequence above is drawn from the Culicoides brevitarsis isolate CSIRO-B50_1 chromosome 1, AGI_CSIRO_Cbre_v1, whole genome shotgun sequence genome and encodes:
- the LOC134837251 gene encoding odorant receptor 43a-like, with protein sequence MELQRNKNLDKNLDLTKIFKDFLRIGCEYQLKISGHWIFGSEFRWNIRSIITWIDAIAFLCIGLTNIWTLRQDMKSVCYCLVTYGYGITGSLLWFNIRRHRDIFKDIFDTICRFGETLERDPDENDEEIRLYLKYGKLCKTIGIGIVLFWVISGVILVLYPVFVYFYNGSVVLPFELLIPGLSSTQNPGYFITLCYQYLQLVIAVPGYSAHLNLFFLYVMMACFQIDLMSIKLTKLNEALVKSTEIDEKIIKITKLYQDLMIYIGKLEKLFKTQTFVDFVIYTFASVMTLYVIVKFDNYWIIGYALEATIIFMLFIPSLFGTMIEVMNNRLVVRIYQVSWYLLKPRERKSFRFLLEYAQNGTMLSCGGYFPLNLVLFQSTFNRIYSYLMFLMDTSE